DNA sequence from the Lycium barbarum isolate Lr01 chromosome 5, ASM1917538v2, whole genome shotgun sequence genome:
ACTTTGAAAGCTTGGCCAACAATCTATAGAAGTGTAAATGCCTAGGCTATCAATCTTTAAGTCTGTTATCATGTTTGGTCAGCTGGATATATTCCTCGTCAATTCTTTGATGCTTAATTGGTAGGTTCATTTCTTCATATTTGAAGCATTTTGTTTTGCTATCTAGGGCCACAGTTTTGCTAAGTGTTTTCTGATCATTGACTCAGGCTCATCAGAATATCCCCATTCGCAAACCGTTTATCATTTGATGCTCCTCCAACCGTTCAGCGGCTTAGGTGCCTGGCTAATTATGAAGCCCTTAGATTTTCAAATTCCATTTTGAGTTTGGGGGAAACATTGGTGTCAAGAATGAAAGAACGGAGTGCCAATAATAGTGGAAAGTATATCTCTGTGCATCTCCGCTTTGAGGAGGTTAGTTTCATGTGGTGCAAACTGCTATATACTGTTTTTTAATGTGCTCCATAGCTTAATTTTCCAAGGTTATCGAGCCTTGATCATTTTCTCTTGCAGGATATGGTGGCTTTCTCTTGTTGCATATATGATGGTGGTGAAGAAGAAAAAAGGGACATGGATGCTGCAAGAGAGAGAGGATGGAAGGGAAAATTTACAAAACCTGGTCGTGTGATTCGTCCTGGAGCTATCAGGATTAATGGCAAGTGTCCCTTAACTCCTTTAGAGGTAATATATTGTCGTTTTCATCTCTTTTCAAGAGACCTGACTTAACAGAACACattatatacttttttttttccagtttcaaAAAAGTTGTATGAATGTACTTTCTTGACTTGGTCAGAGCATTCTGATTCTTCGTGAGACTTCCTTCCTAAAGAAAGTGTTTTGTTCAGAAAGCGTATGGTTTAGAATACTTTCTGGAGATAGCACTTCTTTGTACCTGGCCTTATTTCAATTACTGGAATCCTACCTTTGTCTGAGATTTAGTATATGCTTATGCTAGGCACAAGGATCCTTATGAGATGATGAGAGCGTAAAACTAGTAATTGCATTAGCTTTACTCATATTAATTTTGTTGGCTGAAGTGACTCGTGAGACTTGAGCATTATACTTGGTGgtgattttttaaaatttcttCAATCATGTGTGAGAAGGTTGCCTTGGAAATGTGAGTTGGAGTATCCTTCTTTTTTGTCTTCTTTAGTCAGTTTATACTGTCATAGTTGAGTTGCAAGGATTGTGACTAATGTTTAGTAAGATTCCAAGAAGGGGGAGCTCACATTTCTTTTGAGAACCATATTTTGATGCAGGTTCTCTTTTTTAGGTATATGGCTTGTATACGGGGTTTCCCCCaattgttaaaaaaaattatttaccttACTAGAAAAATTGTGGCTCATTTTCTACACACTCTTTATCAGGTTGGTTTGATGTTGAGAGGCATGGGATTTGACAAGATTACATCCATCTATTTAGCATCTGGAAAAATATACGACTCTGAGCGACATATGAAACCACTATTAGAGATGTTTCCTCTTTTACAAACTAAAGAAATGCTGGCATCCCCAGAAGAATTAGCTCCATTTCAGGTCTAAATTGTTCGATTGCTCTTCCAGGCTTTTTTAAGTCCCCCCCGGCCCTCCTCTTTGGCCTACCGTCTGACTCAAGTTATTGCTTATAGAATTACTCTTCCAGGATGGCTGCCATAGACTATACTGTTTGCCTTCATAGTGAAGTATTTGTGACAACTCAGGGAGGCAATTTCCCCCACTTTCTGTTGGGCCATCGAAGATACTTATATGGTGGACACTCCAGGACCATCAGACCAGACAAGAGGAAGTTAGCTTTGTTATATGATAATCCCAATATCGGGTAAGCTTTTGGTTGACATTTCTGCCATCTTTTTACCAGTTTAGGTGAGACCTCTCTAGTGTGCCTGTAAAGAAACTGAAAGAAGccctatcaaaaaaaaaaaaaaaaaaaaaaagaaaaaaaaaactgaaagaaGCCGTTACGGGGATTAAAAGCCCCTTTGGTAGTAAAAGAGTGGGTATTACAATAATGAAGGCCCATGGTCAAGACAGTAACTCTGGCTTTTGCTAGTTACAGGTGTTTCATGGCTGTTTGGTAACTTACCTGTTATCTTAATTTGAACGTTCATTTTTCTAATGTGGACTCAAATGTAGTTAGGCACTCTATGCAGTCTTGTATGTTGGTTTTGCATTGCTTTTGATCGGTGTATGTTTTCCATATGCTCGTCTTCCAGGTGGAGGAGCTTCAAGCGGCAAATGCTTAATATACGAGCACATAGTGATTCAAAAGGAATTGAGATTAAAAGGCCAAATGACTCAATATATTCATTCCCTTGCCCAGATTGCATGTGCCGGAGTAACAAGACCGAAGATTCTAGATCATCCTCAGTAACGTGATCTGTGTGCTTGTCAATAGGTGGTGTTCTTGTTCTCGTAGCGTGCATGAACTTCAGCGCCTAACCTGTGTGCATGTCAGCAGGTGCTGTTCTTGCTCTTGTAGTAGACATGAACTTCAGCTGCTAACTGTTGTgattctttcatttttttctccCTCCACTGTGGAGAGGGCCTTACTGGATCTTGGAGCTGCTTCTGGGATTTGAGTAATGACTGATCAATTTGATTATCTCCCGGGCACGAGTTTGAGTGTACGCTTTTGTACATGAAGGTGTAAGAAAGAATGGGAAAGTTGTTTCCATCGGTGATGTTGCCCCGGGCGTTGAATTACATAGCAGATTCATCTTCTTCCAGCTGCTGTATCTAACAAGCTGTGAGGTGACAGGAGATATATTTGCACGTTAGTTTTGTGAGAGACAGGATTTTGTATATTAGTGAAGTAGGAGTGCTAGATTATAGGAACAGGATGAGAACAGTGTAGGCTTATCAGAAGTCAGGGTTCCAAAGTTTTACTGATACCCTTTCTTGCCAATATTTGATAATGTCTTCCTTGTTGATATTTATTTCTCAGTTTCACTAGATTTATCACCCCATTTCAGAGCGCACAGAATTTGAAAAAGAGCATTGTTACAGATGTGTGGATTTTTCCTTGATTAGTTGTGTCTGACAAGAGCATTTACCATGGTATGTGCCAAATGCTACTCATAATCGAGATCATTTGGCGTAACGAGTATCAATCATTATTTTTGCTTATGATCATGCACGATTATTCCTTGAATAAGCACTCTTAAACTGCCTAACTTTTTTAATATTGCAGTCCTCTCTTGACAATTACTCCTTTGCATGGCTGTGCTCGATTGAGTGTTTCGAGTGTAATAACTAAGGGAAGACTTTTAGCACATACCGAAAGTATCTTTAGGAATTGACGAATTGGGTTGAATAATTTTAACAATTTATAGCACATTACCAAAAACACCATCAACTTTTTATTTTACACTAGAATAAAAAAAGCATTTTGAAAATTAAATGTAAACATCAAATTATTAAAGTATTCAACGCGCACAATTATTTAAGGTCTATTCTTATTGATCGTTCACTGAATTACGAGATAGAATTTTAAGAAAATTGTAAAAAGTAATAAGAAACGTTGCTCATGTTCTTTACATGATTTTACTTTTACATCGAACGTAACATAATTTGACGTTGATTATAAATTATATCAAATTATCATATCTAATGTGCAAGATCAAGATGTCATTTGTTATGCATATTAAATATAAGGATTTTATCCAAGGTGACAAAAGTGAGCTCATAATTACAACTAGAACAAAATCTTTTCCAACAAATTAtcttacacaaaaaaaaaaaaaaattgttaaaaaataacaaagcaagaagaagaatattgtagagaaagagagaagagagtgaaATTCTTTATTTCATTTTGAGGATGCAAATACAATGAAGAGAACTCCTCTATTTATAAGGGAAAGTAGCTTGGTCCTAAAGTCACAAACCCTGacatttctcctaaagatagacatccacaataataaataaataatatttataatactCCCCCTTGAAT
Encoded proteins:
- the LOC132642091 gene encoding protein ESMERALDA 1 isoform X1; amino-acid sequence: MHAYNRLPSSGHSSPSTPSSPRSRSPRLRGATNSNSGGGGRVKPSSAARFTPPGAHRTLAHRLAWLILSILLRRQGIFLFAPLLYIAGMLFYMGTVSFDVVPIIRHRPAPGSLYRSPQLYAKLRPEMDSDNSTAHAISTIWKNSYRGGEWRPCINKSSGGFPESNGYLYIEANGGLNQQRTSICNAVAVAGYLNATLVIPHFHFHSIWRDPSKFGDIYDEEFFVKTLASDVRVVNKIPDYVMQRFDYNMSNVYNFRIKAWSSISYYRDTVLPKLLEEKLIRISPFANRLSFDAPPTVQRLRCLANYEALRFSNSILSLGETLVSRMKERSANNSGKYISVHLRFEEDMVAFSCCIYDGGEEEKRDMDAARERGWKGKFTKPGRVIRPGAIRINGKCPLTPLEVGLMLRGMGFDKITSIYLASGKIYDSERHMKPLLEMFPLLQTKEMLASPEELAPFQNYSSRMAAIDYTVCLHSEVFVTTQGGNFPHFLLGHRRYLYGGHSRTIRPDKRKLALLYDNPNIGWRSFKRQMLNIRAHSDSKGIEIKRPNDSIYSFPCPDCMCRSNKTEDSRSSSVT